A portion of the Leifsonia sp. EB41 genome contains these proteins:
- the sucC gene encoding ADP-forming succinate--CoA ligase subunit beta, producing MDLFEYQARDLFEKYGVPVLPGIVADTPEEVRAAAEKLGGVTVVKAQVKVGGRGKAGGVKVAKTPDEAEEAAKAILGLDIKGHVVRRVMVAGGARIAREFYFSVLLDRANRSYLSLTSVEGGMEIEQLAVEKPEALARIEVDPRGGLDSAKAVEIAKAAGFPDELIEKVADVFVKLYAVYTGEDATLVEVNPLVLTEEGDIIALDGKVTLDENAGFRHPEHEALEDADAADPLEAKAKKADLNYVKLDGQVGIIGNGAGLVMSTLDVVSYAGEKHKGVKPANFLDIGGGASAEVMAAGLDVILNDPQVESVFVNVFGGITACDAVANGIVKALEILGDEANKPLVVRLDGNKVDEGRRILTEANHPLVTLALTMDEGADKAAELAAK from the coding sequence GTGGATCTATTCGAGTACCAGGCCAGAGACCTGTTTGAGAAGTACGGCGTCCCGGTCCTTCCGGGAATCGTCGCAGACACTCCGGAGGAGGTCCGTGCGGCCGCGGAGAAGCTGGGCGGCGTGACCGTCGTCAAGGCGCAGGTCAAGGTCGGAGGCCGTGGCAAGGCGGGCGGCGTGAAGGTCGCCAAGACGCCGGACGAGGCCGAAGAGGCCGCCAAGGCCATCCTGGGCCTGGACATCAAGGGCCACGTGGTCCGCCGGGTGATGGTCGCCGGCGGCGCTCGCATCGCCCGCGAGTTCTACTTCTCGGTGCTCCTCGACCGGGCCAACCGCTCCTACCTGTCGCTGACCAGCGTCGAGGGCGGCATGGAGATCGAGCAGCTCGCGGTCGAGAAGCCCGAGGCGCTCGCCCGCATCGAGGTCGACCCGCGCGGCGGCCTCGACTCCGCCAAGGCCGTCGAGATCGCCAAGGCGGCCGGCTTCCCGGACGAGCTGATCGAGAAGGTCGCCGACGTCTTCGTGAAGCTGTACGCCGTCTACACGGGTGAGGACGCGACGCTCGTCGAGGTCAACCCGCTCGTCCTCACCGAGGAGGGCGACATCATCGCCCTCGACGGCAAGGTCACCCTCGACGAGAACGCCGGGTTCCGTCACCCCGAGCACGAGGCGCTCGAGGACGCGGACGCCGCGGACCCGCTCGAGGCCAAGGCCAAGAAGGCCGACCTCAACTACGTCAAGCTCGACGGTCAGGTCGGCATCATCGGCAACGGCGCAGGCCTGGTCATGTCCACGCTCGACGTCGTCTCCTACGCGGGCGAGAAGCACAAGGGCGTCAAGCCGGCGAACTTCCTCGACATCGGCGGCGGCGCGTCCGCCGAGGTCATGGCGGCCGGGCTGGACGTCATCCTCAACGACCCGCAGGTCGAGAGCGTCTTCGTCAACGTCTTCGGCGGCATCACCGCCTGCGACGCGGTCGCGAACGGCATCGTCAAGGCGCTGGAGATCCTCGGCGACGAGGCGAACAAGCCGCTCGTCGTCCGTCTCGACGGGAACAAGGTCGACGAGGGTCGCCGCATCCTCACCGAGGCGAACCACCCGCTGGTCACCCTCGCACTCACCATGGACGAAGGCGCCGACAAGGCTGCCGAGTTGGCCGCGAAGTAA
- a CDS encoding oxygenase MpaB family protein, whose product MTSTGAVRGSSRSGATEQLTYLQLTGEALCLAGGGRALLLQIAHPAVGRGVVEHSDFANRMLDRFHATMTFVYAATFATPAEFDVVRRRVNRAHAPVRGAATGAEPAYSAFDPELQLWVAATLYATMVDLGERVFGPLSPAAREKLYREAVGSGAGLQVRPEDWPATESDFQDYWHDMVGRLRVTEGTRAVAGQILHPRRVPLWLRATLPDARIVTAGLLPPSVRDQFRLPWTPAIERGFERRMRVAEAVYPRLPLRLRQRPRDLYLARLRRSLREERG is encoded by the coding sequence ATGACCAGCACAGGCGCCGTCCGTGGCTCGTCGCGATCCGGGGCGACCGAGCAGCTCACGTACCTGCAGCTCACCGGCGAGGCGCTCTGCCTCGCCGGTGGCGGCAGGGCCCTGCTGCTGCAGATCGCGCACCCGGCTGTGGGGCGCGGTGTGGTGGAGCACAGCGACTTCGCCAACCGGATGCTGGATCGGTTCCACGCCACGATGACCTTCGTCTACGCCGCGACCTTCGCGACGCCGGCAGAGTTCGACGTGGTCCGCCGGCGGGTCAACCGGGCGCACGCGCCGGTGCGCGGCGCGGCGACCGGCGCGGAGCCGGCGTACAGCGCCTTCGACCCGGAGCTGCAGCTCTGGGTGGCGGCGACCCTCTACGCCACAATGGTCGACCTCGGCGAGCGTGTCTTCGGTCCGCTGAGCCCCGCCGCGCGGGAGAAGCTGTACCGCGAGGCGGTCGGCTCCGGAGCCGGTCTCCAGGTCCGCCCCGAGGACTGGCCCGCCACCGAGTCCGACTTCCAGGACTACTGGCACGACATGGTCGGCCGGCTCCGCGTGACGGAGGGCACCCGCGCGGTCGCCGGGCAGATCCTCCATCCGCGGCGGGTGCCCCTCTGGCTCCGCGCGACCCTGCCGGACGCCCGGATCGTCACCGCCGGGCTGCTGCCGCCGAGCGTGCGGGACCAGTTCAGGCTGCCGTGGACACCCGCGATCGAGCGCGGCTTCGAGCGCAGGATGCGGGTGGCGGAGGCGGTCTACCCGCGGCTCCCGCTGCGACTGCGGCAGCGGCCGCGCGACCTGTACCTGGCCCGGCTGCGGCGGTCGCTGAGGGAGGAGCGCGGCTAG
- the sucD gene encoding succinate--CoA ligase subunit alpha, whose product MSIFLNKDSKVIVQGITGGEGTKHTALMLKAGTQVVGGVNARKAGTTVTHGDVELPVFGTVVEAIEKTGADVSIIFVPPAFAKDAMVEAIDAEIPLLVVITEGIPVQDSAEAWAYAKAKGNKTRIIGPNCPGIITPGEALVGITPATITGKGPIGLVSKSGTLTYQMMYELRDLGFSTAIGIGGDPIIGTTHIDALAAFEADPETKAIVMIGEIGGDAEERAADFIKANVTKPVVGYVAGFTAPEGKTMGHAGAIVSGSAGTAQAKKEALEAAGVKVGKTPSETAALLREVYAAL is encoded by the coding sequence ATGTCTATCTTCCTCAACAAGGACTCCAAGGTCATCGTCCAGGGCATCACCGGCGGCGAGGGCACCAAGCACACCGCGCTGATGCTGAAGGCCGGCACCCAGGTCGTCGGCGGCGTCAACGCCCGCAAGGCCGGCACCACCGTGACGCACGGCGATGTCGAGCTCCCCGTCTTCGGCACCGTCGTGGAGGCGATCGAGAAGACCGGCGCCGACGTGTCGATCATCTTCGTGCCGCCGGCGTTCGCCAAGGACGCGATGGTGGAGGCCATCGACGCCGAGATCCCGCTGCTCGTCGTCATCACCGAGGGCATCCCGGTGCAGGACTCCGCCGAGGCCTGGGCCTATGCCAAGGCGAAGGGCAACAAGACCCGCATCATCGGCCCGAACTGCCCCGGCATCATCACGCCGGGTGAGGCGCTCGTCGGCATCACCCCGGCGACTATCACCGGCAAGGGCCCGATCGGCCTGGTCTCCAAGTCCGGCACGCTGACCTACCAGATGATGTACGAGCTGCGCGACCTGGGCTTCTCGACCGCCATCGGCATCGGCGGCGACCCGATCATCGGGACCACCCACATCGACGCGCTCGCCGCGTTCGAGGCGGACCCGGAGACCAAGGCGATCGTCATGATCGGCGAGATCGGCGGCGACGCCGAGGAGCGCGCGGCCGACTTCATCAAGGCGAACGTGACCAAACCGGTCGTGGGCTACGTGGCCGGCTTCACCGCGCCCGAGGGCAAGACGATGGGCCACGCCGGCGCGATCGTCTCGGGCTCGGCCGGCACGGCGCAGGCGAAAAAGGAGGCGTTGGAGGCCGCGGGCGTGAAGGTCGGCAAGACCCCGTCCGAGACCGCCGCGCTGCTCCGCGAGGTCTACGCGGCGCTGTAA